The Desulfoscipio gibsoniae DSM 7213 genome contains a region encoding:
- a CDS encoding lytic transglycosylase domain-containing protein — protein sequence MQLTARRRRLNKFRLILFILVVAVLFNLISIIKLFYPMPYSDKIFKYAARADIDPYFLTAIMKTESSFDPDAVSPKDARGLMQIMPETGEWIAQQINLYPYHPDLLYDPETNIRLGAWYIANLEDEFAGNRIMVLAAYNGGRGNVRKWLQEDKISGGISDIAVIPFPETRNFVHKVLWNYKVYTWLYDRE from the coding sequence ATGCAATTGACCGCTCGCAGGCGCAGGCTGAATAAATTTAGATTAATATTATTTATATTGGTCGTAGCAGTACTTTTTAACTTGATCAGTATAATAAAACTGTTTTATCCCATGCCCTACAGCGACAAAATCTTTAAATATGCCGCCAGGGCTGATATTGACCCGTATTTTTTAACCGCCATAATGAAAACCGAGAGCAGTTTCGACCCTGATGCTGTCTCCCCTAAAGATGCCAGGGGACTGATGCAGATCATGCCCGAAACCGGTGAATGGATCGCCCAACAAATTAACCTTTACCCTTACCACCCGGACTTGCTATATGACCCGGAAACAAACATCCGCCTGGGTGCCTGGTACATAGCCAATTTGGAGGATGAATTCGCCGGCAACAGAATAATGGTGCTTGCCGCCTATAACGGCGGGCGGGGCAATGTACGCAAGTGGCTGCAGGAAGATAAAATATCCGGGGGCATCTCTGACATAGCTGTGATCCCCTTCCCGGAAACCAGAAACTTTGTGCACAAGGTGTTGTGGAACTATAAGGTGTATACCTGGCTCTACGACAGGGAGTGA